One genomic window of Microbacterium testaceum StLB037 includes the following:
- a CDS encoding ATP-binding protein — translation MSDNAVEVSSAEEGAPDETYEMKISMSVLEALGINLYSNAAAVVSELVANAWDADANLVEINWNAGGDDAFVEISDDGRGMTREELKRKFLTVGYSKRTTEGGLSDGYKRPFMGRKGIGKLSVFSIADTVEVHSARNGERNAFRIEVDELKKRIEDDKAYHPEPIDVLPALGAHGTIIRLTNLRRRRIDVALNALRKRVARRFDVLTLVAPKAADGETPLDAVKSQISDLRRMIEADPADTTASNALAGLFYVTLNGAPISFDDRIELKKLEYLWEFGAERIPAESLAADAVRTVLPASVPGDSTWLVSGWFGTTARPDQLVEDDEAGSLKNIMVLSRGRPIQESILERLDFSRLFVSYTTGQIRADFLDTDDQDDIATSDRQRLMEDDPRVVALRDFLRAALLRASDQWSEWRPKRKAKEVLANNKPIKDWIESLPKYQQDPATKLMGTIESLSIPESTDAAKDRRRLFQSGIIAFERIGLREDVERLNQLSTMQTDDILTVLATLDSYESAMYLDLIRARIETIQSFKDDVAENVLEKVLQEKLHANLWLLDPAWDRISQDVSMEERVFELAETFGAERPEEDALKRIDLRYCNVQNRHVIIELKRPGVKPDIDVLYDQGLTYIRALTQILEETGRSDEPYEVIFVVGQKPGAKKSPPSKNPDDYSRERVAELNGRVFRYQELIHKARAQYSEYIEKNKNLTRVAEVLDALSD, via the coding sequence ATGAGCGACAACGCAGTCGAGGTATCGAGCGCGGAAGAAGGTGCTCCGGACGAGACCTATGAGATGAAGATCAGCATGTCGGTGCTGGAGGCGCTCGGCATCAACCTCTACAGCAATGCAGCGGCAGTGGTATCCGAGCTGGTCGCGAACGCGTGGGATGCCGACGCCAATCTCGTTGAGATTAACTGGAATGCGGGTGGCGATGACGCGTTCGTCGAGATCAGCGACGACGGTCGAGGGATGACGCGGGAGGAGCTGAAGCGGAAGTTCCTCACGGTCGGCTACTCGAAGCGCACCACGGAAGGTGGCCTCAGTGACGGCTACAAGCGGCCGTTCATGGGCCGGAAGGGCATCGGGAAGCTGTCTGTCTTCTCGATCGCCGACACCGTCGAGGTCCACTCAGCGCGAAATGGAGAACGCAACGCCTTTCGCATCGAGGTCGACGAGCTCAAGAAGCGCATCGAGGATGATAAGGCCTATCATCCTGAACCGATCGACGTCCTGCCCGCGCTTGGGGCGCACGGCACGATCATCCGGCTCACCAATCTCCGTCGCCGCCGGATTGACGTCGCACTTAATGCGCTTCGGAAACGAGTGGCACGGCGATTCGACGTCCTTACGCTCGTCGCACCCAAGGCCGCTGACGGCGAGACCCCGCTCGACGCCGTCAAGTCGCAGATCAGTGATCTTCGTCGGATGATTGAAGCTGACCCCGCCGATACGACTGCATCGAATGCGCTCGCGGGCCTCTTCTACGTCACCTTGAACGGCGCGCCGATCTCCTTCGACGACCGAATCGAGTTGAAGAAGCTCGAATACCTCTGGGAGTTCGGCGCTGAGCGGATCCCGGCTGAGAGCCTCGCTGCCGATGCTGTTCGAACGGTGCTGCCCGCGTCCGTCCCTGGCGACAGCACTTGGCTCGTGTCCGGCTGGTTCGGGACTACCGCGCGACCCGATCAGCTCGTCGAAGATGATGAGGCGGGATCGCTCAAGAACATCATGGTGCTCTCACGAGGACGTCCGATCCAGGAAAGTATCCTTGAGCGCCTCGACTTCAGCCGACTCTTCGTCAGCTACACGACCGGGCAGATCCGGGCAGACTTCCTGGACACCGACGACCAGGACGATATCGCGACCAGCGACCGTCAACGCCTCATGGAAGATGACCCACGGGTCGTCGCCCTTCGAGACTTCCTTCGCGCTGCACTCTTGAGAGCTTCGGACCAATGGTCGGAGTGGCGACCGAAGAGGAAGGCGAAGGAGGTCCTCGCCAACAACAAGCCCATCAAGGACTGGATCGAGTCGTTGCCGAAGTACCAGCAAGACCCGGCCACGAAACTCATGGGGACCATCGAATCTTTGTCGATCCCGGAGAGCACAGACGCGGCGAAAGACCGACGTCGACTGTTTCAGTCGGGAATCATCGCGTTCGAGCGGATCGGGCTCAGAGAGGACGTCGAAAGGCTGAACCAGCTCTCGACGATGCAGACCGACGACATCCTGACTGTCCTCGCAACGCTGGATAGCTACGAATCCGCGATGTACCTCGATCTCATCAGAGCGCGGATCGAGACCATCCAGAGCTTCAAGGACGACGTGGCGGAGAACGTCCTGGAGAAAGTGCTCCAAGAGAAGCTGCACGCCAACCTTTGGCTTCTCGATCCTGCCTGGGACCGTATCTCGCAAGACGTCTCCATGGAGGAGCGCGTCTTCGAGCTTGCGGAGACCTTCGGTGCCGAGCGACCCGAGGAAGACGCGCTGAAGCGCATTGACCTGCGCTACTGCAACGTCCAGAATCGACACGTCATCATCGAGCTCAAACGTCCCGGCGTGAAGCCGGACATTGACGTCCTCTACGACCAGGGACTGACCTACATACGAGCGTTGACCCAGATTCTCGAAGAGACCGGACGCTCAGATGAGCCGTACGAGGTGATCTTCGTTGTGGGGCAGAAGCCCGGCGCCAAGAAGTCGCCCCCGTCGAAGAACCCGGACGACTACAGCCGAGAGCGTGTCGCGGAGCTCAACGGGCGTGTCTTCCGATACCAGGAACTCATCCACAAAGCTCGGGCTCAGTACTCTGAGTACATCGAAAAGAACAAGAACCTCACCCGCGTCGCAGAGGTCCTTGACGCCTTGTCCGACTGA
- a CDS encoding DNA cytosine methyltransferase — MSSPSPTIAAIDLFCGAGGLSLGLKQAGIDVVAGIDLDPACQYPYEQNLKAQFILKDVGDVKGVDLQALWPEGKLRLLAGCAPCQPFSSHRRGADTRDEENWDLLSHFARLVEESLPEFVTMENVTRLGKMPVFENFVAKLEELDYEVDFGTLYGPEFGLPQERRRLVLMASRKGNVSLPKGNKDKSKFKTVKQTISRLPKLEHGESDPKDLLHTARRLTPLNLRRMKASAPGGTWRDWPVELLAPCHTRSSGASFQAFYGRMTWDAPSPTITTQSFNFGTGRFGHPEQDRSLTLREAAMLQGFPRSYRFVKGKEKPSMQAVGRLIGNAVPPAFGRAVGETFLKMLEAQQATDEASRAHQ; from the coding sequence GTGAGTTCTCCGTCGCCTACGATCGCTGCCATCGACCTGTTCTGCGGTGCCGGAGGCTTGTCGCTCGGCCTCAAACAGGCTGGGATCGACGTCGTCGCGGGGATAGACCTCGACCCTGCCTGTCAGTATCCGTATGAACAGAACTTGAAGGCCCAGTTCATCCTGAAGGACGTTGGCGACGTCAAAGGCGTTGACCTTCAGGCCTTGTGGCCAGAGGGCAAGCTTCGTCTCCTGGCCGGGTGCGCACCCTGCCAACCGTTCTCAAGTCATCGTCGCGGAGCCGATACCCGAGATGAAGAGAACTGGGATCTTCTATCGCACTTCGCGCGACTAGTGGAAGAGTCGCTCCCTGAGTTCGTGACGATGGAGAACGTCACTCGTCTCGGCAAGATGCCTGTGTTCGAGAACTTCGTCGCAAAGCTTGAAGAGCTTGACTATGAGGTCGACTTCGGCACTCTCTACGGCCCGGAGTTCGGCCTCCCGCAGGAGCGTCGCCGCCTTGTCCTCATGGCATCGCGCAAAGGCAACGTCTCCTTGCCGAAGGGGAACAAGGACAAGAGCAAGTTCAAGACGGTCAAGCAGACCATATCGAGACTTCCGAAGCTTGAGCACGGTGAGTCTGACCCGAAGGACTTGCTCCACACGGCCCGCCGACTGACGCCATTGAACCTGCGACGCATGAAGGCCTCCGCACCTGGCGGGACGTGGCGAGACTGGCCTGTGGAGCTTCTCGCTCCCTGCCACACCAGGTCCAGCGGCGCGAGCTTCCAGGCGTTCTATGGACGCATGACCTGGGACGCGCCTTCGCCGACCATCACCACCCAATCCTTCAACTTCGGGACCGGACGCTTTGGCCATCCAGAACAGGACCGGAGCCTCACCCTTCGCGAAGCGGCCATGCTTCAAGGCTTCCCAAGGAGCTACCGCTTTGTGAAGGGCAAGGAGAAGCCTTCGATGCAGGCGGTGGGGCGTCTCATCGGAAACGCTGTTCCGCCGGCGTTCGGTCGAGCGGTTGGCGAGACTTTCCTGAAGATGCTCGAAGCTCAGCAAGCAACTGATGAGGCGTCTCGAGCGCACCAGTAG
- a CDS encoding very short patch repair endonuclease has product MYTPWASSDAARKTMQGNRGRDTKAELAVRRLVHAAGLRYRVNARPEKDLRRTADMLFTRVRIAVFIDGCYWHGCPQHFSMPATNLDYWSAKIERNRVRDVETTTHLEARGWLVLRFWEHETPSHAADQIIQAVNASRIQPNDRAAP; this is encoded by the coding sequence ATGTACACGCCGTGGGCATCCAGCGACGCCGCGCGCAAGACCATGCAAGGCAATCGAGGGCGCGACACAAAGGCCGAGCTTGCCGTGCGACGGCTCGTGCACGCAGCCGGCCTGCGCTATCGAGTGAACGCGCGCCCAGAGAAGGACCTTCGCCGCACCGCAGACATGCTGTTCACTCGTGTGCGGATCGCCGTGTTCATTGACGGCTGCTACTGGCACGGCTGCCCGCAGCACTTCAGCATGCCCGCCACGAATCTCGACTACTGGAGCGCGAAGATCGAACGGAATCGGGTTCGCGACGTGGAGACGACAACTCACCTTGAGGCACGCGGCTGGCTCGTCCTGCGGTTCTGGGAGCACGAGACGCCGTCTCATGCCGCTGACCAGATCATCCAAGCTGTGAACGCAAGTCGCATCCAGCCCAACGACCGGGCTGCTCCCTGA
- a CDS encoding abortive infection family protein, with product MASQWRQDAPANLVELAIGKCLIAEMDDSRWTEIGLLTGTKEQIYKHPRLLRSLRFNDEDYDGHVYDMVPTLLGAEETWGARAPSQELQTRFPRLGMVADFIDLPAWLALNEPDLYSRLFVDDNVEATLPDGTVLSEAEFAAVRLNVAEMRRQVERIRRDYATDPEAAIGQAKELIESTCKTILGITGDSDEKHDLPALVKQTLLHLGLDPSQVGAGPDERAAKRLLGGVASILNGAGELRNARGTGHGRSGSDLVDPSLARMAVGVVLPTVVYLIESWEAQAGAPSISPQELGVRRPAVADVGGTLRHETFGEGQILELATTRHGTVVTVDFGPRIGRRRILLHG from the coding sequence ATGGCATCCCAATGGCGACAGGACGCGCCGGCGAACCTTGTCGAGCTCGCGATCGGGAAGTGCCTCATCGCCGAGATGGATGACAGCCGCTGGACCGAGATCGGGCTTCTGACCGGCACCAAGGAGCAGATCTACAAACACCCACGACTGCTGCGATCACTTCGGTTCAACGACGAGGACTACGACGGGCATGTGTACGACATGGTCCCCACGCTCCTCGGGGCGGAGGAGACGTGGGGCGCGCGAGCACCTTCTCAGGAGCTCCAGACTCGCTTCCCAAGACTCGGGATGGTCGCCGACTTCATCGACCTGCCCGCCTGGCTGGCCCTCAACGAGCCGGACCTCTACAGCCGGCTGTTCGTAGACGACAACGTCGAGGCGACCCTGCCGGATGGGACCGTGCTGTCCGAGGCGGAGTTCGCCGCCGTGCGACTCAATGTCGCGGAGATGCGCCGACAGGTCGAACGGATTCGGCGAGACTACGCCACCGACCCGGAGGCAGCGATCGGGCAGGCGAAGGAGCTGATCGAGAGCACCTGCAAGACCATCCTCGGGATCACCGGCGACAGCGACGAGAAGCACGACTTACCGGCCCTAGTGAAGCAGACGCTCCTTCACCTCGGCCTGGACCCGAGCCAGGTCGGCGCTGGTCCAGACGAGCGAGCCGCGAAACGTCTGCTCGGCGGCGTCGCCAGCATCCTGAACGGCGCGGGGGAGCTGCGAAACGCCAGGGGAACTGGACACGGTCGCAGCGGATCCGATCTCGTCGATCCCTCCCTCGCTCGAATGGCTGTCGGAGTCGTGCTGCCCACGGTCGTCTACCTCATCGAGAGCTGGGAGGCCCAAGCCGGCGCGCCGTCCATATCGCCACAGGAGCTGGGCGTGCGAAGGCCCGCGGTGGCAGACGTCGGAGGGACACTCCGACACGAGACGTTTGGGGAAGGACAGATCCTGGAATTGGCCACCACCCGACACGGGACCGTCGTCACCGTCGACTTCGGTCCTAGGATCGGCAGACGACGCATCCTGCTACACGGGTAG
- a CDS encoding sulfate permease: protein MSVHTRYLMRRYMPTNILLDLIRTRRGLKWGIPAMFLAVPYLLAASVCVGLIAGNGLGWLNLLVLLFCWNALKFLVVGPVSLILLIRVASGRPPLRDATPQRELTG, encoded by the coding sequence CGCTACATGCCCACCAACATCCTGCTCGACCTGATCCGCACCCGGCGCGGACTGAAGTGGGGCATCCCAGCGATGTTCCTGGCCGTCCCGTACCTGCTCGCGGCCAGCGTCTGCGTCGGCCTCATCGCGGGCAATGGCCTCGGCTGGCTCAACCTGCTCGTACTGCTCTTCTGCTGGAACGCGTTGAAGTTCCTCGTCGTGGGCCCGGTGAGCCTGATCCTCCTGATCCGCGTCGCATCCGGGAGGCCACCATTGCGAGACGCAACTCCTCAGCGCGAGCTGACGGGTTGA